The DNA region actgtgcacagtaacCTATTCAAAAATATAAATGCATTGGAGGCATTTCAAAGGCAGTTTTCTGGACCAATATCTGGAACAGATGAAttattttatgaggaaaggttgaacaggctaggcctgtatctgctggagtttagaggaGTAACAGGTGACTTAGTTGAAATGATTAAATCCTGACATGTATTGATAGATTTGGAGAGGATGCTTCTGCTTACAGGAAAACTTAGAATGGGAGGTGGAtgggaacagatatacagtgtttAAACAAATCTTAGGGAGTCACCCATTTAAAAGAGATGACATGAAGTGTTTATCTCTCAGAGTCGCAAGTCTTGGAACTCTCTTGCTAGAAAGCATAGTGTAAACAGACGTTTTGAATACTTTTACAgcaaaggtagatagattcttgttaagtaAAAGGTTGAAAGTTTATCAGGGTCAGCAAGAACACAATTAGATGATTTTATTAAATGGACTCAAActgctgaatggcttactcctgatCATATGTTTGTAcgattttctctccacagatgctgccagacctagtGAATATTTCCAGCAGTTTGTTTTTAATCGCATGCCCTCTGAATAATATTGTGTTTTACAGCCAAAGAAGTTATGTTGCTTTATGAGGAAAGTTATACCAGCAAGATCCTAAAAACAGAAATAAGATGATTAAAAGTTAATCTGTTTCTGCTGGTGTTCAGGGAATGCTGCCCTGTTAGAAATGCTATCTTTCAGACAAAGATGCTAAACAGAGTGTTTATCTGTCATTTCAGGTCAATGTGTCAAACTCTATGACATGATTCAAGGAAGAACAAGGTAGTGCTCTGTGCTGTCCATCAATGTCACCAAAACTGAGTATCTGAGTTATCTCACTGTCGTTTATGGAGTCTTTCTGTATGAAATCTGCCTGCTATATTTCCTTATGTAGTAACGTCCAAAACACTTCAAAGGCAATTAGCTGTTTGGGAAGCACTTGAGAACATCCTGAGTTTAATGAATAGTACATAAATACAAATTATTTCACCATTCCATCACCAAACTAGGGTGTGTGACAAAGGCCAAACATGCTTCCGTTTTATTGCTTACCAGTGTTTAAGGTCCAGGCTCTTACATGAAGAACCGGTAATAATATTTGTACAATTGTATTGAGTAATGACAATATCAAGATCAAAGTAGAATAGACGTCTTCAAAAAATTTTAAGAATCCAGCCCCTTTCCAAAGAACCTTGTGTCATTTGTTTGTTGAGATGAACTGGTGAGCTTCTCTCAGTGCTTCCTGCATTTCTTGATATTTCGCAAGTTTACAGGCCTCATCCACATTTAACCAGCGAAATGTTTGGTGCTCATCAGAGAGTTTTACTTCTGTATTATAATCCTTTAGTTCTGCCAGCCAATAGATAACACTTTTGGGTATATTTTTCACATTGTATATAATTTCCTTTTTGTATCCATCAAGCAAATTAAAATCATTGCTTCTTAGCCCTGCTTCTTCCTCAGTTTCACGAAGTGCAGTCTGAAGGTCATCTTCACCTGGATCAACATGCCCTTAATAAAAGATTAGATCTTAAGCAAGCAGGCAGTGAGAAACTGTGCCACACATAATTAATAAAGTTTCACTTTATGTTTACAACTGCAAAGAACTCTTTCTTTTCAATAACAAGTACCAAACACAACCTTAAAGGGTGACATTTATCTTGGGCTCTACCTGTCCAGGTAACTGAAGTTTCATATTCAGGATAAATCTCCCCTGCACTCTTAAAATGCAGTGCCCAGAACAATATTCCAAACGGGGTCTAGCCAGTATTTTATAATAGgtcagcataacctccctgcttttgtaCTCTATGTCACAACTTAAAAAAGCATAGTGCCTTGTGAACCCTAACAACCTCAATCTGACCTGCCACCAGACCCCAGGTGCTTAATTATATGACGTGTCAGTTAAAAGGttgggagagtgggaaaaggagcacacagaggaaaattcaattaaaaaatcAGGAGGTGAGATTTCTGTCCCACAGTCATCAGCCAGAAACTCTCTAGAACTTTGAGAACAAAGGTGGAGCTGTGCATGTTGGAATTTGGGTAAAGCCTTCAGGTATTTCACATGCTATCAACCTTGAAGAACCTCAAGAGTGCACTGGTGGATCAGGAATTTGAGTCAATTGGAATGGGAAAAGAAATCCAGGTGGGTGTAAATCTCTCAGAGAGCACTCCAAAAACCAATGAGAAGAAGGGGCTTCCACCCCAACAGCCCACATAACAAAACTTACTGGACTTCCCAGGgatatgcctctccagttgccagAGAAATCCTGGTGACAGCAAAATAAGACCCTAATAACAACTAATTTACATCGAGAACCTGAATTAGCCCAGATGGTGCTCAAGGTCAACTTCATCACTGATACAGTTTGAAGTGAAGGTATGGGCAGGTGAGTAGATGGCAGGCAAGCCACCATCAGATACAAACTGTCACATATTCTACCATCAAACTTGTCAGCAACGCAATTAAAATTCAGCCTCCAGTCTTTGGTACTgtatccattttttaaaaattactttatAATGCTTCTCTTTTTTTCCAATCAAAACGCTCCCTTTAAAGCACTAAATTTCACTTGCCTCAAATCTCCAGGTTTTTTTTCTCTAAAGTATAGTTTCTCCAAATCTCTGTTGACTTAATTTACAAGTTATATGCTTCGAAACACTTTGGGGTGTCTAGTGGTCAtgcaaggtgctatataaatgcatatCTTTGTCTATAAAGTTTGAAATCATTCATGTAGCCAATTTGAAGTTattaaaaatattacattgaaTTATCTaggtgaaagtaaggactgcagatactggagatcagagtcgaagagtgtggtgctggaaaagcgcagccagtcaggagcaggagagtcaacatttcaggcataagaagCACCACACACTTCAACTTACATTGAATGTTAAAATGAGCAGTATATTTACCAATAAATCCACTACCATTTCACAATGGAATCTTGCATGCATGTGTGTTTCAGGAACTATTTTCAGAGCAGTCTTTTCAGTCATATTGCAAGTGACTTCACAGgagatggtggcatagtggtaatgtcatgaGACATGTAATCCAGTAAATCacaaaattgaattcaataaaataatgaAATAAAAAGCTAGCAGAAAGGCAACTATGTAACTATTGCCGATTGTCATGAAGAcccatttggttcattaatgctcttcagggaaggaaatgacTCCAGGAACAGAACCACATGTAACCCTTAAGTGCCCCCTGTACAACTTGTGATGGACAATAAGGGCTGGCCTAGTTAGTGGCACCCAGAGGAACAAATTAGATAAACATATACATTTAAGTGAGCTATGAATATCAAATAAGTTGATGATAAATATGAAAGTCTCTTTACACTCAGGAATTGTCAAGTTGTGGAATTTGCTTACAGGATTAGGGGTTGCAGCCAAGACTATGCTCCAGATTTTCTAATCAGCACCAGAGCTTTCACCATAAACCAAAGACATATGGCAGACTTGTTAGCAGAGACATCCTATCATAGGGGTGTTCAGTTAACCGATCTCACCCCTTACAGGGTATCAGTGGCATGTCAGTAAAACAAGCAGCAGGATGGCTTTTCAACCAGATTAAAAGAATCCAAATTGAGTTACTGACTAcaaaaaccagaaacaaaaacatattTTTGAATCAATGcacaaatagaaaaataaagctGGGATGTTCAAACTGAATTATTAGAAATAGTACAAAacaataatttatttttaaaaagttcactTTAAAGCTCTGCAACACTAATTTTCTTTAAAGAATGAGGCTTCAGGTTTAGAAAAATATTGTTTCAAAGGAAGACACTGGCCAATAGTTATTACATTTACTATACCATTAATAACTCATTGCTGATTGGAGAAAGTATATCTTTTAATTTATCGTTCGAGTGAGAACAGTGGACGATTCGTCTAAATTTAAACTATTGCAACTACTGCTGATTCTATCCATTGCAatcagcgggggggggggggaagaatcaATGACAGCAACTTTCAAATTGACGTGATGAACTGTGCACGTAAGACATCAGAAATTGCAGTTAGTCCCACACAGAAATAGTGGGTAAATAGCCCCCTCGATACTAGTGACACACGCGGCCCATCCCTTGCCATCAGAAAACAAGCTGCTTGAATGAAGCACCTTTAGGAGGCGTCCAGTGATGCTGGCCGTAGGAAGTCTGTAAAAGTAGGAACTCGATGTCCTGAGGTTTAGCAGCTAATCCCGCGTTTAACCTCCTGAAAATAATCAGTCCACAGGCCCTGAGAGCCATTGTCGGAAACAGGGAGAGGCACCACGCCAACACCGGAAGCTCATCCGCGGGGACCAATCAGCGGCGAGAGTCTGACACAAACGATTCACAGACTGGGTggcccagtggctcagtggttagcactgctgcctcatagcgccagggtccgaggttcaattccagccttgggtgactgtttgtgtggagtttgcacattctc from Chiloscyllium punctatum isolate Juve2018m chromosome 1, sChiPun1.3, whole genome shotgun sequence includes:
- the nudt2 gene encoding bis(5'-nucleosyl)-tetraphosphatase [asymmetrical], whose product is MALRACGLIIFRRLNAGLAAKPQDIEFLLLQTSYGQHHWTPPKGHVDPGEDDLQTALRETEEEAGLRSNDFNLLDGYKKEIIYNVKNIPKSVIYWLAELKDYNTEVKLSDEHQTFRWLNVDEACKLAKYQEMQEALREAHQFISTNK